From the genome of Thermoleophilaceae bacterium, one region includes:
- a CDS encoding alpha/beta hydrolase yields MSQPPIWRETRLGLEVASLLRDPIFRGHGVKDAAGQPVLLVPGFLAGDDSLGLMTKWLRRTGHHTSKAGMRANVGCSAATADRLEERLESLAERQGQRVAIIGQSRGGHFARVLAVRRPDLVSGIVTLGSPQLAPLAVNPIVRASILAVGLAGTIGRRGLMRRSCIWGKCCTEFWDDFESPFPRGVGYVSVYSRSDGIVSWESCLDPAAEHVEIGASHIGMAVHPAGYRAIAESLTGFRKADARRRSRARARGGTSKVTPIRRAA; encoded by the coding sequence ATGTCCCAGCCCCCGATCTGGCGCGAGACGCGCCTCGGACTGGAAGTCGCATCCCTTCTGAGGGACCCGATCTTCCGCGGGCACGGGGTCAAGGACGCCGCTGGGCAGCCGGTTCTACTCGTCCCCGGCTTCCTCGCGGGGGACGACTCGCTCGGCCTCATGACCAAGTGGCTGCGCCGTACGGGACACCACACGTCCAAGGCGGGAATGCGGGCCAACGTCGGCTGCTCCGCCGCCACCGCCGACCGCCTGGAGGAGCGCCTCGAGTCCCTGGCGGAGCGCCAGGGCCAGCGCGTGGCCATCATCGGCCAGAGCCGCGGCGGCCACTTCGCGCGCGTGCTCGCCGTCCGGCGGCCGGATCTCGTGTCGGGCATAGTCACGCTCGGCTCGCCGCAGCTGGCGCCGCTCGCCGTCAACCCCATCGTCCGAGCCTCCATCCTCGCCGTCGGCCTCGCGGGCACCATCGGCCGCCGCGGCCTCATGCGGCGCTCCTGCATCTGGGGCAAGTGCTGCACGGAGTTCTGGGACGACTTCGAGTCGCCGTTCCCGCGCGGCGTGGGCTACGTCTCCGTGTACTCGCGCAGCGACGGCATCGTGAGCTGGGAGTCCTGCCTCGACCCCGCGGCCGAGCATGTCGAAATCGGGGCCAGCCACATCGGCATGGCCGTGCACCCCGCCGGCTACCGGGCGATCGCGGAGTCGCTCACCGGATTCCGGAAGGCGGACGCCAGGCGCCGTAGCCGCGCTCGCGCCCGCGGCGGCACGTCCAAGGTCACGCCCATCCGCCGCGCCGCCTGA
- a CDS encoding response regulator transcription factor, with product MSGLPRVVIVDDHGLFRAGVRAELEGLVEVVGDTGTVDDAVACVLRERPDVVLLDVHMPDGGGMEVIRRVAETDPGMLFLALSVSDAAEDVIAIIRSGARGYVTKTISGPELADAIRRVTEGDAVFSPRLAGFVLDAFAGALPPEIDPELDQLTAREREVLQHIARGYMYKEIGLRLGISVKTVEAHVSAVLRKLQLSNRHELSRWAAERKLN from the coding sequence ATGAGCGGTCTGCCGCGCGTGGTGATCGTGGACGACCACGGCCTGTTCCGCGCCGGGGTGCGGGCCGAGCTGGAAGGGCTCGTGGAGGTCGTGGGCGACACCGGCACGGTGGACGACGCCGTGGCCTGCGTCCTGCGCGAGCGGCCCGACGTCGTGCTGCTCGACGTGCACATGCCCGACGGCGGCGGCATGGAGGTCATCCGGCGCGTTGCGGAGACCGACCCCGGCATGCTCTTCCTCGCGCTGTCGGTGAGCGACGCCGCGGAGGACGTGATCGCCATCATCCGCTCGGGCGCGCGCGGCTACGTGACGAAGACGATCTCCGGCCCCGAGCTGGCCGACGCCATCCGTCGCGTGACCGAGGGCGACGCCGTCTTCTCTCCGCGCCTGGCCGGCTTCGTGCTCGACGCCTTCGCGGGAGCGCTGCCGCCCGAGATCGACCCCGAGCTCGACCAGCTCACGGCCCGCGAGCGGGAGGTGCTCCAGCACATCGCCCGCGGCTACATGTACAAGGAGATCGGCCTGCGGCTGGGGATCTCGGTGAAGACGGTGGAGGCGCACGTGTCGGCGGTGCTGCGCAAGCTGCAGCTGTCCAACCGCCACGAGCTCAGCCGCTGGGCGGCGGAGCGGAAGCTGAACTGA